In Mastigocladopsis repens PCC 10914, a single window of DNA contains:
- a CDS encoding PhoX family protein gives MSKFTRRQLLAFFGASAGAAVLAPVLDEKLFGSNTVIAADKFTPLKFTPLRLPHPLPIYTQEKSYLATGIEQGQVQEASANAQLSSYTVVDDVVVPPEYERYVIVRWGDRVFPNQEEYFGYNSDFTSFIPINGKSSNDGYLWNNHEYISYPFSTTVPGFTTDSGLEGFPTSYPLVIGEDLPEDRTSIELLGEFMYNIGGSIVRISREDRNGRFAVVSGDSKNRRIHGLSGLAINSQRNDSYKNVTSWGSKSYQKGDQNYLIGTGPAATEVFNLSSDGLGNKIIGTGFNCSGGTSPWGTVLSAEENFQASTSSFVGVQESVKANGTQTTYIEGTTGATFGLVGEKYGYMVEIDPDDPSFRARKHTALGRYRHENIALRVEAGKPLVGYMGDDRRGGHTWKFVSSGTVSSPTDKNNSRLFEKGTLYVARYNADGTGEWIPLELNTATNPIPPSTLASVEIAALGRASNNGNLRLPRRSGVLGQTSEGGSITVTIERVTNQTTGAITSYGEDEALSAYQGKKLSDFYSSQGAVLVDAFLAANLAGGTPTARPEDLEINPRNSNEVFIAYTDGAPSGDGYPDSRIFIVSKYSSDINAAQPSGSLFKIIEDGSDGTGTTFRWERFAKGGEAGAEPGDGFANVDNLVFDSRGNIWGCTDMSTEAHNGFTTGGDPELLQIDHRVAGANTPPDTNDSNFNATTSNLIGVFGNNFLFFIPTSGPEAGEVVPFAYGPPRCELTGPTFVGNTLILSVQHPGEEVPFTPQETLTREIEILSLDGTSVFTQQRSVPRGSNWPSNIEGNSEGPPRPCVIGIRRKQSSNRFV, from the coding sequence ATGTCTAAATTTACACGTAGGCAGTTACTGGCTTTCTTTGGAGCGAGTGCTGGTGCAGCGGTACTAGCTCCGGTTTTGGATGAAAAACTTTTTGGCAGCAACACGGTCATTGCAGCTGATAAGTTTACACCGCTGAAATTTACCCCACTGCGTTTGCCCCATCCTTTACCGATTTACACACAAGAAAAAAGCTATTTAGCAACAGGAATTGAGCAGGGACAAGTACAAGAAGCCTCTGCCAATGCACAGTTAAGTAGCTATACCGTAGTTGATGACGTTGTGGTACCACCGGAATATGAGCGGTATGTGATTGTGCGTTGGGGCGATCGCGTCTTCCCCAACCAAGAAGAATACTTTGGCTACAACAGCGACTTCACAAGCTTTATTCCCATCAATGGCAAAAGCTCTAATGACGGCTACCTTTGGAACAATCACGAATACATTTCCTACCCATTTTCTACGACTGTACCAGGTTTCACAACTGATAGCGGTTTAGAAGGATTCCCCACATCATACCCCCTAGTCATTGGAGAAGATTTGCCGGAAGACAGAACGAGTATCGAACTCTTGGGTGAATTCATGTATAACATAGGCGGTTCTATCGTGCGGATTTCCCGCGAAGACCGCAATGGACGCTTTGCTGTTGTCAGCGGTGACTCCAAAAACCGACGCATCCACGGGCTTTCTGGTTTAGCTATCAACAGCCAACGCAATGATAGTTATAAAAACGTCACTTCCTGGGGTTCCAAGAGCTACCAGAAAGGAGACCAGAATTATCTCATTGGCACTGGTCCTGCGGCTACCGAAGTCTTTAATCTCAGTTCTGATGGACTGGGTAACAAAATCATCGGTACTGGATTCAACTGTTCTGGTGGTACAAGCCCTTGGGGAACCGTCTTGTCTGCTGAAGAAAACTTCCAAGCAAGTACAAGCTCTTTCGTTGGAGTTCAGGAATCTGTGAAAGCCAACGGTACCCAGACGACCTACATCGAAGGGACCACGGGGGCTACATTTGGCTTAGTTGGCGAAAAATACGGCTATATGGTGGAAATTGACCCAGATGACCCTTCTTTCCGCGCACGCAAACACACTGCTTTAGGTCGCTATCGCCATGAAAATATCGCTTTGCGCGTGGAAGCCGGAAAACCATTAGTGGGTTACATGGGCGATGACCGACGCGGGGGTCACACTTGGAAGTTTGTGAGTTCTGGTACAGTCTCTTCTCCTACTGATAAAAACAACAGCCGCTTATTTGAAAAAGGCACTTTGTATGTCGCCCGTTATAATGCCGATGGTACGGGTGAATGGATTCCCCTAGAATTAAACACCGCCACCAATCCGATTCCACCATCAACTCTTGCCTCGGTGGAAATTGCAGCATTGGGTAGGGCTTCTAATAATGGTAATCTCCGTCTACCAAGGCGCAGTGGTGTTTTAGGACAAACTTCAGAAGGCGGGTCAATCACTGTCACAATAGAGCGAGTGACAAATCAAACAACTGGAGCTATTACATCTTACGGTGAGGATGAAGCGCTGAGTGCCTATCAGGGTAAGAAGCTGTCAGATTTCTACAGCAGCCAAGGTGCGGTGCTGGTTGATGCTTTTTTAGCTGCCAATCTAGCCGGAGGAACACCAACTGCTCGTCCTGAGGATTTGGAAATCAACCCCAGAAACTCTAATGAGGTCTTTATCGCCTACACAGACGGCGCCCCATCTGGAGACGGATATCCCGATTCTCGAATCTTTATCGTTTCCAAATACAGTTCCGACATCAACGCCGCACAGCCTTCAGGTTCACTCTTCAAAATTATCGAAGATGGCTCCGATGGTACAGGTACAACCTTCCGTTGGGAACGATTTGCTAAAGGTGGAGAAGCGGGAGCAGAACCCGGAGATGGCTTTGCCAATGTAGATAACTTGGTATTTGATAGCCGGGGTAATATTTGGGGTTGCACTGATATGTCTACTGAAGCTCACAATGGTTTCACCACAGGCGGTGACCCGGAATTATTACAGATAGACCATAGGGTAGCGGGTGCTAACACACCTCCTGATACCAATGATTCTAATTTCAATGCTACGACTTCTAACCTGATTGGAGTTTTTGGAAATAACTTCCTCTTCTTCATTCCTACCAGTGGTCCTGAGGCTGGTGAAGTTGTACCTTTTGCTTATGGACCACCACGCTGCGAGTTAACCGGACCTACTTTCGTTGGGAATACACTGATTCTTTCCGTGCAGCATCCTGGTGAAGAGGTTCCCTTCACCCCTCAGGAAACCCTAACCCGAGAAATTGAAATATTGAGCTTGGATGGAACCTCTGTGTTCACTCAGCAACGCAGTGTACCACGTGGCAGTAACTGGCCCAGTAACATTGAGGGCAACTCTGAGGGACCACCGCGTCCTTGCGTCATTGGGATTCGACGCAAGCAGTCTAGCAATCGCTTTGTTTAA
- the psaC gene encoding photosystem I iron-sulfur center protein PsaC, with protein MSHTVKIYDTCIGCTQCVRACPTDVLEMVPWDGCKAQQIASSPRTEDCVGCKRCETACPTDFLSIRVYLGAETTRSMGLAY; from the coding sequence ATGTCTCATACCGTAAAAATCTACGATACCTGCATCGGCTGCACACAATGCGTTCGTGCTTGCCCCACTGACGTGCTGGAGATGGTTCCCTGGGATGGCTGCAAAGCCCAGCAAATTGCCTCTTCACCCCGCACAGAAGACTGTGTGGGCTGCAAGCGGTGTGAAACGGCTTGTCCTACTGACTTTTTAAGCATCCGGGTTTACTTAGGAGCTGAAACCACCCGCAGTATGGGTCTGGCTTACTAA
- the glmS gene encoding glutamine--fructose-6-phosphate transaminase (isomerizing), protein MCGIVGYIGTQAATEILLSGLEKLEYRGYDSAGIATIWEGEVNCVRAKGKLYNLRSKLEQVETPAQIGIGHTRWATHGKPEEYNAHPHMDADGRIAVVVNGIIENYSELREELKHKGYQFRSDTDVEVIPHLIAEFLKHSPSSPLAFSPSPLLEAVRDTVNKLKGAFAIAIICADYPDELIVVRQQAPIVIGFGQGEFFCASDTPAIIAHTRAVLPLDNGELARLTPLGVEIYNFAGERLKKQPRLLNLNPMMVEKQGFKHFMLKEIYEQPGVVRACLDAYFNGNWSAGDSTKSPIKLGLPAEIYADLEQIQIVACGTSWHAAIVGKYLLEQLAGIPTQVHYASEFRYAPTPLTANTLTIGVTQSGETADTLAALAMEQERRQDKESKYQARLLGITNRPESTLGQMLSHIINTLAGIEIGVAATKTFIAQLMAFYALALDLAYLRQTISPTKLQEIMNGLRQIPGEIEATLESQEKSIEQLAHNFAETKDFIFLGRGINYPIALEGALKLKEISYIHAEGYPAGEMKHGPIALLDAKVPVVAIAMPGSVYEKVISNSQEAKARDSRLIGVTPVHHGEAAEIFNDLIPVSKVDELLSPILTVIPLQLLAYHIAARRGLDVDQPRNLAKSVTVE, encoded by the coding sequence ATGTGCGGTATTGTTGGCTATATTGGCACTCAAGCAGCAACAGAAATTTTGCTATCTGGGCTGGAAAAACTGGAGTATCGAGGATACGATTCTGCGGGAATCGCCACGATATGGGAAGGTGAAGTGAATTGCGTCCGGGCAAAGGGCAAACTTTACAACCTGCGTTCCAAGCTAGAACAAGTAGAAACCCCTGCTCAAATTGGTATTGGTCACACTCGCTGGGCAACTCATGGTAAACCAGAAGAGTACAATGCTCATCCCCATATGGATGCGGATGGGCGAATAGCGGTGGTTGTGAATGGGATTATTGAAAACTACAGCGAGTTGCGCGAGGAACTGAAACACAAAGGATACCAGTTCCGCTCAGATACTGATGTCGAGGTTATTCCCCATCTCATAGCTGAGTTTTTGAAGCACTCCCCGTCTTCTCCTCTTGCGTTCTCCCCCTCTCCCTTGCTTGAGGCTGTTCGTGATACAGTCAATAAACTCAAAGGGGCGTTTGCGATCGCAATCATTTGTGCAGACTACCCCGACGAACTCATCGTCGTCCGCCAACAAGCACCCATAGTCATTGGTTTTGGACAAGGGGAATTCTTCTGTGCTTCCGATACACCAGCCATTATTGCTCACACCCGTGCAGTGTTACCTCTAGACAACGGAGAATTAGCACGCCTGACTCCTTTGGGCGTTGAAATTTACAACTTTGCGGGTGAAAGGTTGAAGAAACAGCCCCGCCTGCTCAACTTGAATCCCATGATGGTGGAAAAGCAGGGATTCAAGCACTTCATGCTCAAGGAAATCTACGAGCAACCAGGAGTCGTACGGGCTTGTTTAGATGCATACTTCAATGGTAATTGGAGTGCAGGTGATTCTACTAAATCCCCAATTAAGCTTGGTTTACCAGCCGAGATTTACGCTGATTTAGAACAAATTCAAATCGTTGCTTGCGGTACTAGTTGGCATGCAGCAATAGTGGGTAAATATTTACTAGAACAGCTGGCAGGAATTCCTACCCAAGTGCATTATGCTTCAGAATTTCGTTATGCACCAACACCTCTGACAGCAAATACCTTGACAATTGGCGTTACACAGTCAGGTGAAACTGCTGATACTCTAGCAGCGTTGGCGATGGAACAAGAACGTCGTCAGGATAAAGAATCTAAGTATCAGGCGCGACTATTAGGAATTACCAATCGCCCAGAAAGTACTTTGGGTCAGATGCTATCTCATATTATCAATACTCTAGCAGGAATTGAAATTGGAGTTGCGGCGACGAAAACTTTTATTGCCCAATTGATGGCATTTTATGCATTAGCGTTGGATTTGGCATATCTTCGTCAAACAATTTCCCCAACAAAATTACAAGAAATTATGAACGGGTTGCGGCAAATTCCCGGTGAAATTGAGGCAACTTTGGAAAGCCAAGAAAAATCTATTGAGCAATTGGCTCATAACTTTGCAGAAACGAAAGATTTCATCTTTTTAGGAAGAGGAATTAACTATCCCATCGCCTTAGAAGGGGCGTTGAAATTAAAGGAAATCAGCTATATTCACGCAGAGGGATATCCGGCTGGAGAAATGAAGCATGGACCTATTGCCCTATTGGATGCAAAAGTGCCAGTAGTGGCGATCGCTATGCCTGGAAGTGTTTACGAAAAAGTGATTTCTAACTCCCAAGAGGCAAAGGCTCGTGATTCTCGGTTAATTGGTGTAACGCCAGTTCATCATGGGGAAGCAGCGGAAATTTTTAACGACTTGATCCCAGTTTCAAAAGTTGATGAATTGCTTTCCCCAATTCTTACGGTGATTCCCCTACAATTATTGGCTTATCACATTGCGGCGCGTCGCGGTTTGGACGTGGATCAGCCAAGGAATTTGGCGAAATCTGTAACGGTGGAATAG
- a CDS encoding CHAT domain-containing protein, which translates to MLKKILILSANPKDTNKLRLDEEVREIQAALKRANNREQFEIVTSWAIRVEDLRRALLDHQPTIVHFSGHGSGSNGLALENNSGQTQLVSTESLSKLFKSFQEHIECVLLNACYSEAQAEAIHQHIDYVIGMNRAIGDMAAIEFAVGFYDALLAGRSYSDCFELGCASIDLEGIPESQTPVLKARRRDYQTQPQTNLESVASAKSSARDDFRSDDYKVGQNRSVSIGGNVTGSAIQTGDRNVANIHFQPVSLPAPESVDIRAELNALHEALAKLESPDRRKIENAFADAQEEVNKPKPDKDEVGKALDRALDYAKKAEGFASVVEKLKPHLIKTTAWLGENWHKLLNIVGLGI; encoded by the coding sequence ATGCTGAAAAAAATCCTAATATTATCAGCCAATCCCAAGGATACAAATAAATTGCGCTTGGATGAAGAGGTAAGAGAAATCCAAGCAGCGCTGAAACGAGCCAACAATCGGGAGCAGTTTGAAATTGTCACCTCCTGGGCGATACGAGTTGAAGATTTACGCCGTGCGTTATTAGACCACCAACCGACAATTGTTCATTTTTCTGGACATGGCTCAGGTAGTAATGGTTTAGCTCTGGAGAATAATTCCGGGCAAACGCAACTAGTCAGTACAGAATCGTTATCGAAGCTATTTAAGTCGTTTCAAGAGCATATTGAATGCGTTTTGCTGAATGCCTGTTACAGCGAAGCCCAAGCAGAAGCGATTCACCAACATATTGATTATGTCATTGGCATGAATCGAGCGATTGGGGATATGGCAGCAATCGAATTTGCTGTAGGATTTTATGATGCCCTCTTAGCTGGAAGAAGTTACTCCGATTGTTTTGAACTAGGTTGCGCTTCTATTGACCTAGAAGGAATTCCAGAGTCACAAACCCCTGTACTCAAAGCCAGACGACGTGACTATCAAACACAACCACAAACCAATTTGGAGAGTGTAGCGTCTGCAAAATCTTCTGCTAGGGATGATTTTAGGAGCGATGATTACAAGGTTGGACAAAACCGCTCTGTTTCTATCGGGGGTAATGTCACTGGTAGCGCTATTCAAACAGGCGATCGCAACGTTGCCAATATACATTTTCAGCCAGTCAGTTTACCTGCGCCTGAAAGTGTTGATATTCGAGCAGAACTGAACGCGCTGCATGAAGCACTGGCAAAGCTGGAAAGTCCGGATCGTCGCAAGATTGAGAATGCCTTTGCTGATGCTCAGGAAGAGGTCAACAAGCCCAAGCCGGATAAAGATGAGGTGGGTAAGGCATTAGACCGAGCGCTTGATTATGCCAAGAAAGCTGAGGGATTTGCTTCTGTGGTTGAAAAACTTAAACCTCACTTAATCAAAACAACGGCTTGGTTAGGAGAGAACTGGCATAAGCTACTAAATATCGTCGGTTTGGGAATTTAA
- a CDS encoding nSTAND1 domain-containing NTPase produces MSDSTFGGENRSIAIERDALSSAIISGDGNRVVIYQYHTAQQVQSEPSPVETKIGPNPYKGLLAFDEEDAERYFGREAQISRLWNVFRTLHENVSQIRLLPILGPSGSGKSSLARAGLIPELARRPLPGKKQAQVAILVPGAHPLEALAGVLARVATQDLTPVAKTREFVDELQRTNNTGAYDGLRRIADMLPKIAESSLVVLVDQFEEVYSLCKNADERKAFIENLVDAAADPSVRVSVIVTLRSDFLGETQRHPVLNQLVAQLGLIIPAMTADELQQAIAKPAELAGHPLDEATVNLLVQEAEGREGALPLLQFALTRIWEGLTQGIEPAVTLKQIGGVGGALAGEAQRIYDNLSPEEKEIARRVFLGLVQLGEGAKDTRRRAAFAGLVSHKDSPEQVKQVIGKFAARDVRLITLSSVPEAGETAEVTHEALFEHWRQFGQWLDSSRSDIRFGRRLEEAAKAWQENGRPEGSLWRTPDLDLLEKYYEQKSDNMTPLQVEFFNASVFAEEARKQAAIKAEQDRKRQRQVLIGILSTGLLLTTTATGFAAYQWQSAERGRIEQTAITAKNKLSNYPLQGMVTTISLVGQSRSPFLNFPNQSFPQSILDSLFSAVEISREKNLLKGHQGYVRTVAISTDGQTIVSGGDDGTVRLWNRKGQPLGEPFKSHQGSVISAAISTDGQTILSGGDDGTVRLWNRKGQPLGEPFKGLKGHQGYVKFVSISTDGQTILSVGSDGTVRLWNRKGQLLGEPFKGHQGSVTHVSISADGQTIISGGDDGTIRLWSRKGQPLGEPFKGHQGSVTHVSISADGQTIISGGDDGTIRLWNRKGQPLGEPFKGHQGYLDTHVAISTNGQTIVSGSDDGTVRLWNRKGQLLGEPFKGHEGIVISVAISTDGQTILSSGVDGTIRLWDRKGQPLGALGEPFKGHQGSVRTVAMNTYKQTIISGGDDGTIRLWDRKGQPLGELFKGHQGSVLSLSISTDGQTILSSGLDGTVRLWNRKGQLLGEPFKGHQGPSGSNVAISTDGQTIVSWDLDGTIRLWNREGQPLGEPFKGHQSFVTSVAISTDGQTIVSGSGDNTVRLWNRKGQLLSEPFKGHQNYVRSVAISTDGQTIVSGSDDDTVRLWNRKGQLLSEPFKGHQSRVYSVAISTDGQTIVSGGDDGTIRLWNRKGQPLGEPFKGPQSRVWHVAISSDRQTILSMEDNGTVRLWDIKIDTWLKAACERLQDHPVFKDPKTSEEKGAKATCEPYFR; encoded by the coding sequence ATGAGTGACAGCACTTTTGGGGGAGAAAATCGCAGCATCGCAATCGAACGAGATGCACTCAGCAGTGCGATTATTTCAGGAGATGGCAATAGGGTTGTCATTTACCAATATCACACCGCTCAACAAGTTCAATCAGAACCATCGCCTGTTGAAACTAAGATTGGTCCCAATCCTTACAAAGGTCTGTTGGCGTTTGATGAAGAGGATGCAGAGCGCTATTTTGGTCGGGAAGCGCAGATTTCACGACTGTGGAATGTGTTTCGCACTCTTCACGAGAATGTGTCTCAAATCCGCTTGCTCCCCATTTTGGGACCATCGGGAAGTGGTAAGTCTTCTCTAGCACGCGCCGGATTAATTCCAGAACTGGCGCGGCGACCGCTTCCGGGAAAGAAGCAGGCGCAGGTGGCGATACTAGTGCCTGGGGCACATCCCTTGGAAGCTTTGGCTGGGGTTTTGGCGCGGGTAGCAACACAGGACCTTACCCCCGTGGCGAAGACACGGGAGTTTGTTGATGAATTGCAGCGCACTAATAACACAGGTGCATACGATGGTTTGCGGCGCATCGCCGATATGCTGCCTAAGATTGCCGAATCTTCCTTAGTGGTATTGGTGGATCAGTTTGAGGAGGTCTACTCGCTGTGCAAGAATGCTGATGAACGCAAGGCTTTTATTGAAAATTTAGTTGATGCAGCTGCTGACCCCTCAGTTCGTGTTTCTGTGATTGTGACCCTACGCAGTGACTTTCTCGGCGAAACCCAAAGGCATCCTGTGCTGAATCAACTTGTTGCTCAACTCGGCTTAATTATCCCAGCAATGACTGCTGATGAACTGCAGCAAGCTATAGCCAAGCCAGCAGAACTGGCGGGTCATCCTTTAGATGAGGCGACGGTAAATTTGTTAGTTCAGGAAGCCGAAGGGCGAGAAGGAGCATTACCGTTGCTTCAGTTTGCTCTTACAAGAATTTGGGAAGGGTTAACCCAAGGAATTGAACCTGCTGTCACGCTGAAACAAATCGGTGGAGTTGGCGGTGCGCTGGCTGGGGAAGCTCAACGGATTTATGACAACCTCAGTCCTGAAGAAAAAGAAATTGCCCGACGCGTTTTTCTGGGATTGGTACAGTTGGGAGAAGGGGCAAAAGACACCCGTCGCCGTGCTGCGTTTGCAGGGCTTGTCTCACACAAAGACAGTCCAGAGCAAGTCAAACAAGTGATTGGCAAATTTGCCGCCCGTGATGTGCGCTTAATTACCCTCTCCTCCGTTCCGGAAGCAGGCGAAACAGCGGAAGTGACCCATGAAGCGCTGTTTGAGCACTGGCGTCAGTTCGGTCAATGGTTGGACAGCAGTCGCAGTGACATTCGTTTTGGGCGTCGTTTAGAAGAAGCAGCAAAAGCTTGGCAAGAGAATGGTCGCCCAGAGGGGAGTCTTTGGCGGACTCCAGATTTGGATTTATTGGAGAAATATTACGAGCAGAAAAGCGATAATATGACACCGTTGCAGGTGGAATTTTTCAATGCTTCTGTTTTTGCGGAAGAAGCAAGAAAGCAAGCCGCAATCAAAGCCGAACAAGACCGAAAACGGCAACGACAAGTCTTGATTGGCATTTTAAGTACAGGTTTATTATTAACGACAACAGCAACAGGATTTGCAGCTTATCAGTGGCAAAGTGCAGAACGAGGGCGAATCGAACAAACCGCCATCACAGCAAAAAATAAGTTATCAAATTATCCCTTACAAGGGATGGTGACTACAATTAGTCTTGTAGGACAAAGCCGCTCGCCCTTCCTCAATTTTCCCAATCAATCATTTCCCCAATCAATTTTAGACAGCTTGTTTAGTGCAGTTGAGATTAGTCGAGAAAAAAATCTTCTCAAAGGCCATCAAGGTTACGTAAGGACTGTAGCAATAAGCACGGATGGACAAACAATCGTCAGTGGGGGTGATGATGGCACGGTCAGGTTGTGGAACAGGAAGGGTCAGCCCTTGGGTGAACCGTTTAAATCTCATCAAGGTTCCGTAATTTCTGCAGCAATAAGCACAGACGGGCAAACAATCCTTAGTGGGGGTGATGATGGCACGGTCAGGTTGTGGAACAGGAAGGGTCAGCCCCTGGGTGAACCTTTTAAAGGTCTTAAAGGTCATCAAGGTTACGTAAAATTTGTATCAATAAGCACGGATGGACAAACAATCCTCAGTGTGGGTTCAGATGGCACGGTCAGGTTGTGGAACAGGAAGGGTCAGCTCCTGGGTGAACCTTTTAAAGGTCATCAAGGTTCCGTAACTCATGTGTCAATAAGCGCAGATGGACAAACAATCATCAGTGGGGGTGATGATGGCACGATTAGGTTGTGGAGCAGGAAGGGTCAGCCCCTGGGTGAACCTTTTAAAGGTCATCAAGGTTCCGTAACTCATGTATCAATAAGCGCAGATGGACAAACAATCATCAGTGGGGGTGATGATGGCACGATTAGGTTGTGGAACAGGAAGGGTCAGCCCCTGGGTGAACCTTTTAAAGGTCATCAAGGTTACTTAGACACTCATGTTGCAATAAGCACGAATGGGCAAACAATCGTCAGTGGGAGTGATGATGGTACGGTCAGGTTGTGGAATAGGAAGGGTCAGCTTTTGGGTGAACCTTTTAAAGGTCATGAAGGGATCGTAATTTCTGTAGCAATAAGCACTGATGGGCAAACAATCCTCAGTTCTGGTGTAGATGGCACTATCAGGTTGTGGGACAGGAAGGGTCAGCCCCTGGGTGCCCTGGGTGAACCTTTTAAAGGTCATCAAGGTTCCGTAAGAACCGTAGCAATGAATACATATAAGCAAACAATCATCAGTGGGGGTGATGATGGCACGATTAGGTTGTGGGACAGGAAGGGTCAGCCCCTGGGTGAACTTTTTAAAGGTCATCAAGGTTCCGTATTATCTTTATCAATAAGCACTGATGGGCAAACAATCCTCAGTTCTGGTTTAGATGGCACTGTCAGGTTGTGGAACAGGAAGGGTCAGCTTTTGGGTGAACCTTTTAAAGGTCATCAAGGTCCCTCAGGAAGTAATGTAGCAATAAGCACGGATGGGCAAACAATCGTCAGTTGGGATCTAGATGGCACTATCAGGTTGTGGAACAGGGAGGGCCAGCCCCTGGGTGAACCTTTTAAAGGTCATCAAAGTTTCGTAACTTCTGTAGCAATAAGTACGGATGGACAAACAATCGTCAGTGGGAGTGGTGATAACACTGTTAGGTTGTGGAACAGGAAGGGTCAGCTCCTGAGTGAACCTTTTAAAGGTCATCAAAATTACGTACGTTCTGTAGCAATAAGTACGGACGGGCAAACAATCGTCAGTGGGAGTGATGATGACACGGTCAGGTTGTGGAACAGGAAGGGTCAGCTCCTGAGTGAACCTTTTAAAGGTCATCAAAGTCGCGTATATTCTGTAGCGATAAGCACGGATGGGCAAACAATCGTTAGTGGGGGTGATGATGGCACGATCAGGTTGTGGAACAGGAAGGGTCAGCCCCTGGGTGAACCTTTTAAAGGTCCTCAAAGTCGCGTATGGCATGTAGCAATAAGCAGTGATAGGCAAACAATCCTCAGTATGGAGGATAATGGCACTGTCAGGTTATGGGATATTAAAATTGATACTTGGTTGAAAGCAGCCTGTGAGCGATTACAGGATCATCCTGTTTTCAAAGATCCTAAAACTTCTGAGGAGAAAGGAGCTAAGGCAACGTGTGAACCATATTTCCGTTAA
- a CDS encoding ATP-binding protein gives MSDSGLRDENRSIRVEKDAISSAIISGDGNKVVIYQYQLEHQLKEEKVSTTGEIGANPYKGLLAFLEVDGERYFGREKQIEKLWNLFRTLHENTTQPETSLRLLPILGPSGSGKSSLARAGLIPELARRPLPGKSQARVAVLVPGTHPVEALATVLARVATNDQTPVAKTREFAQELKQTSSNTTDTIIYDGLRRIANVLPEITVSPLVVLVDQFEEVYSLCDDPTERQIFIENLIHAAGDRSGCVSVIITLRSDFLGETQRHPALNQAIAKLGVIVPAIYIFLLIQNNLYGQTKPLAKNKCLLKTLDFKSP, from the coding sequence ATGAGCGATAGCGGGTTAAGGGATGAAAATCGCAGCATTAGGGTTGAAAAGGATGCCATCAGCAGTGCGATTATTTCTGGAGATGGCAATAAAGTTGTTATCTACCAGTACCAACTTGAGCATCAACTAAAAGAAGAGAAAGTTTCTACCACAGGAGAAATAGGTGCCAATCCTTACAAAGGGCTACTCGCATTTCTTGAGGTTGACGGCGAGCGCTATTTTGGGCGAGAAAAACAAATCGAAAAACTGTGGAATCTATTTCGGACTCTTCACGAAAACACAACTCAACCAGAAACGTCATTACGTTTATTGCCAATTTTGGGACCATCAGGTTCTGGTAAATCTTCCCTAGCACGTGCAGGTTTAATTCCTGAACTCGCACGGCGTCCTCTACCGGGTAAAAGCCAAGCGCGAGTGGCGGTGCTTGTCCCTGGGACTCATCCTGTGGAAGCTTTAGCAACGGTGTTGGCAAGAGTAGCAACGAATGACCAAACTCCTGTGGCTAAAACCCGCGAGTTTGCACAAGAATTAAAACAAACTAGCAGTAACACTACTGATACTATTATTTATGATGGCTTACGGCGCATTGCCAATGTTTTACCAGAGATTACCGTATCGCCGTTAGTGGTGCTAGTAGACCAGTTTGAAGAAGTTTACTCGCTTTGCGATGACCCTACCGAACGCCAAATATTTATCGAGAACTTAATTCATGCCGCAGGCGATCGCTCTGGTTGTGTATCGGTTATCATCACTCTGCGTAGCGACTTCCTTGGAGAAACTCAACGACACCCAGCACTCAATCAGGCGATCGCAAAACTTGGTGTAATTGTACCTGCCATATATATTTTTCTTTTAATACAAAATAATTTGTACGGGCAAACCAAGCCACTAGCAAAGAATAAATGCTTACTCAAAACGCTTGACTTCAAATCCCCGTAA
- a CDS encoding acylphosphatase has product MQNTTPQLKQVRAHALISGRVQGVGYRYATVDTATQLGLTGWVRNLPDGRVEAVFEGSKGVVEQMIRWCYQGPPAAMVKDVLVEYEEPEGLRGFEVKRFE; this is encoded by the coding sequence ATGCAGAATACCACACCGCAACTAAAGCAAGTCCGCGCTCATGCATTGATTTCTGGGAGAGTTCAAGGGGTAGGCTATCGCTACGCCACCGTAGATACAGCTACTCAACTGGGATTAACAGGTTGGGTGCGGAACCTCCCCGATGGTCGTGTGGAAGCAGTGTTTGAAGGTAGCAAAGGGGTTGTAGAACAGATGATTCGCTGGTGTTACCAAGGACCACCTGCTGCTATGGTTAAAGATGTATTGGTAGAATACGAGGAACCAGAAGGGTTACGGGGATTTGAAGTCAAGCGTTTTGAGTAA